A segment of the Agrobacterium tumefaciens genome:
AACACTGGTCGATGACCTGACCGATACCATGCGGGCCGCCCCCGGCGTCGGCATCACCGCCGCCCATATCGGCGTCAGACAGCGAGTTTTCGTGCTGGAACTGACGCCGGGAACGGTGCTGACCTATATCAACCCTGAAATCACCGGGCTTTCGTCCGAGATCATGCGCCACGTCGAAGGCAGCGTGTCGATGCCTGGATTCACGGACGAGGTGGAGCGCCCCGCCACGGTGACGCTGCGCTATCAGGATGTGACGGGAAAGATGCATGAGGAAACCGCCACAGGTTTCCACGCGATCTGCATCCAGCACGAAATCGACCAGCTTGACGGCATGTTCTGGCTGAAGCGCCTGTCGAAGCTGAAGCGCGACCGCCTCATCAAGAAATGGGACAAGTCCCGCAAGTAATCCTAGCGGTCATTCGCGAGTACAATATCCACCTCACCCTTCAGCGTGTTGCTGACGGTGCAGATTTCCTCGGCCTTGTGAGCGATCGCATGACGCGTCTCGGCATCGTAATCACCCGCGATATCGATCGAGACGTCGAAGCGGATGATGCGGTACGGCTCCGTCTCAGATTTTTCGCCGGAGACGCTGACCGAGACGTTTTCGAACCGGTCGAGCACGCCCATCTGGCTTGCAGCAATTCTGGCGCTCAGCGCCAGGCAGGCGGCCAGCGATGCGTACATCAGATCCAGAGGATTGTAGCCGGGCTCCGAGGCGCCCGTAACCACGGTGAGGCCACCGCCTGTTGCCGATTCGAGAATTGGGTGGCCAAGGCGATTGAGATTCGCTGTAGCGCCCGTTGGCCTTTTCTTCACTTTGAACTGATTCACGCGACTACCTCGTTTTCAATAAATGCCGTGGAACCAAATTAATTGTGCGCAGTTATTCACGCAACGGTGAACGACCGTTTAAGTGGTTGAAAAAGGGAGCTGAACCATATGGTTACGTCAACGCTCATCAGTATTCTGATTACCTTTCTGGTAATCGTTCTTGTCCTGTGGCTGATCGCTCGCCTGCCCGTCGGCGGCGGCGCAAAGCAGATCGCACAGATTATCGTGATTATTATCGGCATCATTTCGCTTCTGAAATATCTCGCCGTCTTCTAATACGCCTATCGATTGCCCCAAAAGAACTAAGGCGGCCATGTGCCGCCTTTTTTCGGGTTCGGATCAGGCCAAAGCCCGTGGTCGCTTGACCGTAATGTCTCTCACGGCGCCAAGCCCGAGAAACGGCGCATTATCGGCATCGAAGATCGCCCTGCCCTTGGCCGTAATTAACCGGAACGATCCGTCAGGCAGCCAGACCTTGTAGCGTTGATTGAAAAATACACCGGTCGTGATGCTGTCCATGATTGCCTGCGCAACCCGATCCCGCATCTCGATATCGATCCGTTCGAGGATTTCCTCGATCGTTACCCCCTGCGCGCCCGTATCTGCGGAGAAGCCGTGACACTCCGCCGTGACCGCGTCCATGATGAGCCTGTTATCGGCAATACTCCACATGTAGTAGCCGAGCTCATCGTCCGAATTCGCGTTGTCCCCCAACAAGATCGCCCCCAGACGTATTTTTGACAAAAGCTAACATTCAACCCATTACATTCCACCCCTTGCTTTATGGGGGTTACTGCGAAGTAACTCGTCCTAAAACGAGTAATCCACCGAAATCTGTTGGGGTGACCTGCCGATAAGTGAATGTGCCAGCAAAGTTTTTGTTGCACGAACGTCGAAAATCTCTTCTACGGCTACTACATCTCCTGCGGGAAACCATCAAGGAGACGACAATGCTGAAAACCGCTCTTGTTATCGGACTGATGTCCGCGAGCGCGCTGCTGGCCGGATGCCAGACCTGGGAAAGCCCTTACCGCGGAACACAATGGCGCATGGACCAGGTGATGGACGGCGATCCTTACCGCGTTGGTGACGGAAACCACCAGCAAAACGGCACGGCTTCGAACGCCATCATTCGCCGCTGAGAAACGACAGATCGCGCGCCCTCTCGACCGGATATGAGGGCGCGATGATGCCCCCGAAAACAACGGGAAAAAACGGCAGCAATCTGGAGAATTGGTCGCGCACGACATGACGGCCAGCACCAAAATACGCCGTCAAACGTATTGAAGCAAAATCTGAGAGCACGCGGGGAACTGTCTGATAGAAAAAGAAAAACCCGCCGAAGCGGGTTTTCTTTTGGTGCGGTCGAGAAGACTCGAACTTCCACGGGTTGCCCCACAGCGACCTCAACGCTGCGCGTCTACCAATTCCGCCACGACCGCATCGTGGTAGGTGTCAACTTGCGCCGACGGGGGGTCATGTAGCAAAAGGATTTTGGGTGCACAAGAGCGTCGTGACAGTTTTTTGAAATTAAAAATCAACAACACCCTTCCTATATCCAAGAAGCCCGCAAATGCAGGGGTTGCCGCCTGATCGTCATTTTGCGAGAAGGCTGTGGAAAGGACATTTTTCATGCTCACACGTACCGATCTTCAAACAAATATGTTTCCAGCCCCCGGTTCGCGCCCTGTTCGATGTCGAATCTCGGACCGACTCGTGCCCTACGAGGAGGCCATGGAGACGATGGATCGTGAAGTTGCGGCAATTGCTGCAGGCGAAGCAGACGAACTCATCTGGTTTCTGGAGCATCCGCCACTTTATACGGCTGGAACCAGCGCCGACGCGGCAGACCTGATCGAGCCGGACCGTTTCCCGGTCTTCGCCACGGGCCGAGGCGGCGAATACACCTATCATGGCCCCGGACAGCGCGTCGTTTATGTCATGCTGGACCTGAAGCGCCGCCGTCAGGATGTCCGCGCTTATGTAGCAGCACTCGAAGAGGTCATCATCCGCACCCTGGACAAGATGAATGTGCGCGGTGAAAGACGCGAAGACCGCGTTGGCGTCTGGGTACAGCGTCCGGAAAAGCCGCTTCTGCTCAATGGCGGTGTGCGTGAAGACAAGATTGCCGCAATCGGTATCCGCCTGCGCAAGTGGGTGAGTTTCCATGGCCTGTCGATCAACGTCGATCCGGATCTCGGCCATTTCTCGGGAATCGTGCCCTGCGGCATCAGCGAATATGGCGTGACAAGCCTTGTCGATCTGGGATTGCCGGTTATGATCACCGACGTCGACGTTCTGCTGCGGGAAGCCTTCGAGGAGGTTTTTGGTCCCGCAGTTGCCGAAACCGGCGCCGGAGACTGATTCTCTTCGCACAATTGCCACCCACCGGTCTTTCAGCATCAATATATCAAGAGGAGGAACTTCCATGTTCACAACGTCCGCTTACGCCTGTGACGACGGCTCGTCGCCCATGAAGCTCGCGACGATCAAGCGTCGCGATCCCGGCCCGCGCGATGTCGAAATCGAAATCGAGTTCTGCGGCGTCTGCCACTCCGATATTCATACCGCCCGCGCCGAATGGGCCGGTTCGCTTTATCCTTGCGTTCCCGGCCATGAGATCGTTGGCCGCGTTGGCCGCATCGGCTCCGAAGTCACCAGGTTCAAGAAAGGCGACCGTGTCGGCGTCGGCTGCATCGTCGATAGCTGCCGCGAATGCGCAAGCTGCGCCGACGGGCTGGAACAATATTGCGAAAACGGCATGACCGGCACCTATAACTCGCCTGACAAGGCCATGGGCGGCGGCGCGCACACCCTTGGCGGTTATTCCGCCCATGTGGTCGTCGATGACCGCTACGTGCTGAATATTCCCGAAGGGCTCGATCCGGCCGCAGCAGCACCCCTGCTCTGCGCTGGTATCACCACCTACTCGCCGCTTCGCCACTGGAATGCCGGTCCCGGCAAGCGCGTCGGCGTCGTCGGTCTCGGCGGCCTCGGCCACATGGCCGTCAAGCTTGCCAATGCCATGGGCGCAACCGTGGTGATGATTACCACCTCGCCCGGCAAGGCAGAGGATGCCAAGAAGCTCGGCGCACATGAGGTCATCGTGTCCCGCGACCCGGACCAGATGAAGAAGGCCGCTTCAAGCCTCGATCTGATCATCGACGCCGTTGCCGCCGATCACGACATCAACGCCTATCTCGCCCTTCTGAAGCGTGACGGCGCACTGGTGCAGGTCGGCGCACCGGAAAAGCCCCTCTCCGTTCATGCCTTCAGCCTCATCCCCGGCCGCAAGACCTTCGCGGGTTCGATGATCGGCGGCATTCCCGAAACCCAGGAAATGCTGGATTTCTGCGCCGACAAGGGCATCACCGCCGAAATTGAAATGATCGACATCGATCAGATCAACGACGCTTATGAACGTATGATAAAAAGCGATGTGCGTTACCGCTTCGTCATTGATATGAAGAGCTTACCGCGCCAAAACGCTGCCTGAGCAAGACGCTTGTTCAAGGAGAAATGAGGCGCCGGTTGGCGCCTCTTTTTTTTGAACATATCGGCTGAAAGCCCAGGACAACAGATGACGATGAATTCCGGCTTCAGCGATACGGTCAGAGGCATGATGATTATGGCGGGCTGCATGATCGTGCTGCCGGTCATGGATGCGATCGCCAAATATATGGCCGTCAGCGGCGGCATGTCGCCGGCGCAGGTCACCTTCTACCGCTTCTTCTTCCAGCTGCTCTGCACCCTGCCCCTCATCCTCGTGGTGTCGCCGAGGGCGCTGTTCACGGCCAAACGTCCCTGGATGAATTTCCTGCGCGGCATCCTGCATGCCGCCGCCAGCCTGACCTTCTTTGCCGCCGTCAAATACATGCCATTGGCGGATGTGTTCGCGATCTATTTCGTCGAGCCTTTCATGCTGACCATGATGTCGGCCATTTTCCTCGGCGAAAAGGTCGGCTGGAAACGCTGGACGGCAATTGCCGTCGGCTTTGGCGGCGCGCTGATCGTCATTCAGCCGAGTTTTGCCATCTTCGGCTGGACATCGCTGCTGCCCGTCGTCTGCGCCTTCCTCTACACGCTCTATCTTTTCATGAACCGCGCCATTGGCGATGCCGACAGCCCGCTGACCATGCAGACCATGGCCGGTATTGCCGGCACCGTGTTCATGGGCGCGGCACTGCTGATCGGCGACAGCCTTGGCGACAAGGACTTTGCAATCTCGCTGCCGCAGAATGGATCGCATCTCATTCTGCTGATCCTGCTTGGATCGATATCGGGCTACATGCACCTGCTGATCGTGCGGGCATTCCGGCTGGCGCCGCTGTCTCTGCTGGCGCCGTTCCAGTATTTCGAAATCATCTCCGCGACCGTGCTCGGCTACGTATTCTTTGCCGATTTCCCGACCCCGTCGAAATGGCTCGGCATTCTCATCATCGTGGCTTCAGGGCTGTTCATCATCTGGCGGGAACGCAAACACGCCGGCGCAACCCAGCCGCTCGACACGCAGTAAACACGTTGAAGGCGTGGCCTCAGGCGTGCGAGGGTGGCAAGTCGTGCGCGTGGTGGTCCTGCGCTTCAACAAGGCTGCCAAGCAGCCACAGAGAAACCTCGGCGGCCTCTCCCGCCGATTTGAAGCGGTATGCACCGCTATATTTCGGCATGTCCTCAAAGCTCACGACAAAACCGTCGCCGCTCTCCAGACTTTCCACACGGATGCGCTCGGGATCGATCAGGATGCAGGCATAGTGTGAGCCCATGTTGCGCATGAAGCCCGCCTTGTTGTCGTGCAGGCGCACGAAGGCGGTCTTTCCATCCACCGTCATGTGCAGGCTGCGGATCGCCTCGTTCGGGAACGCCCGTGCAAAATCCATGATTGCCTGACCGACATCATGACTGTTGTCGTCGTCGGTCGCCCGCGACATGCGCAGGGCATAAAAAGCGAAGACTGCAAGCAACACGAAGACGATGATCCAGATCGCCAAATTCATCCGCGACGCTCCCTCGGGCAAGTGGCTGGTGTGATTCGCGACTCTGAACGCGCGAACCCGATCCCCGGTTCATACCAGCCGAGGCTTGCGTGGAGTTTGGGTGTGAAAATTCTTCCCTCAGAATCGCTTGAGGAAGGATGCCTTTGCCAGAAGCCATTGGCGGCGCAGCTGCGAAAGCTGCACACCACCGTCCAGAAGACCGGCGCCGGCCTTCCTGGCAGCAGAGATCACCGGGCCTGCCATGGCGACAGGCAGAAAGGCCGGAAAGACTTGCGGTGAAATTTTGTGTGCCCTTGCCTTGGCAAGGTGATCGAGCCCATGAACAGCAAACAGTTCAATGGCGATACCGATGCGCTGCCTGTCGTCGCCCTCAAGGAAGCTCTCGCGGTTGAGACCGGCAGCCGCCAGCATGTCGGCGGGAATATAGACCTGGCCGCGACGGCGATGCAGCGGCATGAGCAGCAGCAGCCCCGCCATGGCCTGCGCCACACCGGCATGGCCGGCAGCTTCCGCGCTGGCAGCAGCATCCTCGGGCGACAGGACGAGGCTGGAAAGCTGGATAAGCGCCGAGGCGGTTTCACCCGCATAACCCTCGAGCGCGTTTCTGTCTTCGAACACGTCGTCATAGAGATCGAAGATACGCGCTTCGATCATGTTCAGGAGAACCTGACGCGGCAGACGGTGTTTCTCGATGGTGTCGAGGAGTGCTGCCGCAACCGGATGCGACTGGCTGTCGCCATGCGGATTGCCTTCCAGCAGATCGCTCCACCACTGCATCCGCACCTCACCGGGCAAGGCGTCCCGCACCAGATCGCGAATGCGGGCGATTTCGGCGTTAAAGGCATAGAGCGCTGCCAGAGAGGACCGTTTGTCCTCAGGCGAAAGCAGGCAGGAAAGATAGCGGTCGCGATCGGTGTCGCGCAACGTCGCAAGGCAGATGTCGAGATTTTCTTGGCGCGCCATCGTTCCCCGCGAGGTCCGTCTTTTTAACCTTCGACCGCGATCAGTGCCGCAGCGACGGCACGCGATTCCGAAAGCAGAATATTGTAGGTCCGCACCGCAGCCCCCGTGCTCATCGGATCAACCGATATGCCCGCCTCTTTGAAGACAGCGCGCAGTTCCTTTGGAACCACCCGCATGCCGTCACCCATGCCGAGCAACAGCACTTCAATGTCCTGCGCTTCGGCAAGCACCTTTTCGAAATGCTCAAGCGCCAGATCGCTGTACGTCACCGGCGCCCAGCCATGGATGCCGGAAGGCAGGCACAGCAGCGAACCGCGATGCGACATGTCCGCAAAGCGAAATCCGCCGTTGCCATAAGCGTCGATGGGCGCCCGGCCGGGAAAATGGGCCGGGCGTATTTCGATACCGCCAGC
Coding sequences within it:
- a CDS encoding DMT family transporter; its protein translation is MTMNSGFSDTVRGMMIMAGCMIVLPVMDAIAKYMAVSGGMSPAQVTFYRFFFQLLCTLPLILVVSPRALFTAKRPWMNFLRGILHAAASLTFFAAVKYMPLADVFAIYFVEPFMLTMMSAIFLGEKVGWKRWTAIAVGFGGALIVIQPSFAIFGWTSLLPVVCAFLYTLYLFMNRAIGDADSPLTMQTMAGIAGTVFMGAALLIGDSLGDKDFAISLPQNGSHLILLILLGSISGYMHLLIVRAFRLAPLSLLAPFQYFEIISATVLGYVFFADFPTPSKWLGILIIVASGLFIIWRERKHAGATQPLDTQ
- the lipB gene encoding lipoyl(octanoyl) transferase LipB yields the protein MLTRTDLQTNMFPAPGSRPVRCRISDRLVPYEEAMETMDREVAAIAAGEADELIWFLEHPPLYTAGTSADAADLIEPDRFPVFATGRGGEYTYHGPGQRVVYVMLDLKRRRQDVRAYVAALEEVIIRTLDKMNVRGERREDRVGVWVQRPEKPLLLNGGVREDKIAAIGIRLRKWVSFHGLSINVDPDLGHFSGIVPCGISEYGVTSLVDLGLPVMITDVDVLLREAFEEVFGPAVAETGAGD
- a CDS encoding OsmC family protein, whose product is MNQFKVKKRPTGATANLNRLGHPILESATGGGLTVVTGASEPGYNPLDLMYASLAACLALSARIAASQMGVLDRFENVSVSVSGEKSETEPYRIIRFDVSIDIAGDYDAETRHAIAHKAEEICTVSNTLKGEVDIVLANDR
- a CDS encoding peptide deformylase; the protein is MAIRPILSYPHPGLSEICAPVAVFDDTVTTLVDDLTDTMRAAPGVGITAAHIGVRQRVFVLELTPGTVLTYINPEITGLSSEIMRHVEGSVSMPGFTDEVERPATVTLRYQDVTGKMHEETATGFHAICIQHEIDQLDGMFWLKRLSKLKRDRLIKKWDKSRK
- a CDS encoding phytoene/squalene synthase family protein; the encoded protein is MARQENLDICLATLRDTDRDRYLSCLLSPEDKRSSLAALYAFNAEIARIRDLVRDALPGEVRMQWWSDLLEGNPHGDSQSHPVAAALLDTIEKHRLPRQVLLNMIEARIFDLYDDVFEDRNALEGYAGETASALIQLSSLVLSPEDAAASAEAAGHAGVAQAMAGLLLLMPLHRRRGQVYIPADMLAAAGLNRESFLEGDDRQRIGIAIELFAVHGLDHLAKARAHKISPQVFPAFLPVAMAGPVISAARKAGAGLLDGGVQLSQLRRQWLLAKASFLKRF
- a CDS encoding PAS domain-containing protein, with product MWSIADNRLIMDAVTAECHGFSADTGAQGVTIEEILERIDIEMRDRVAQAIMDSITTGVFFNQRYKVWLPDGSFRLITAKGRAIFDADNAPFLGLGAVRDITVKRPRALA
- a CDS encoding NAD(P)-dependent alcohol dehydrogenase — translated: MFTTSAYACDDGSSPMKLATIKRRDPGPRDVEIEIEFCGVCHSDIHTARAEWAGSLYPCVPGHEIVGRVGRIGSEVTRFKKGDRVGVGCIVDSCRECASCADGLEQYCENGMTGTYNSPDKAMGGGAHTLGGYSAHVVVDDRYVLNIPEGLDPAAAAPLLCAGITTYSPLRHWNAGPGKRVGVVGLGGLGHMAVKLANAMGATVVMITTSPGKAEDAKKLGAHEVIVSRDPDQMKKAASSLDLIIDAVAADHDINAYLALLKRDGALVQVGAPEKPLSVHAFSLIPGRKTFAGSMIGGIPETQEMLDFCADKGITAEIEMIDIDQINDAYERMIKSDVRYRFVIDMKSLPRQNAA